In Leucoraja erinacea ecotype New England unplaced genomic scaffold, Leri_hhj_1 Leri_1469S, whole genome shotgun sequence, a single genomic region encodes these proteins:
- the LOC129715873 gene encoding histone H2B-like, whose amino-acid sequence MPDAPKTKDVAGSLSKTAAKKGAKKALPKSAVKGGKKRRRSRKESYSIYIYKVMKQVHPDTGISSKAMGIMNSFVNDIFERIAGEASRLAHYNKRATISSREIQTAVRLLLPGELAKHAVSEGTKAVTKYTSSK is encoded by the coding sequence ATGCCTGATGCGCCGAAAACCAAAGATGTTGCAGGATCTTTGTCGAAAACAGCCGCCAAGAAGGGCGCAAAGAAAGCTTTGCCGAAATCCGCAGTCAAAGGGGGCAAGAAGCGCAGGAGGTCGAGGAAGGAAAGTTACTCCATCTACATCTACAAAGTGATGAAGCAGGTTCACCCGGATACCGGCATCTCCTCCAAGGCCATGGGTATCATGAACTCGTTCGTGAACGATATTTTCGAGCGTATCGCGGGTGAAGCTTCCCGCCTGGCGCATTATAACAAGCGGGCGACCATCAGCTCCCGAGAGATTCAGACCGCCGTGCGCCTGCTTCTTCCCGGGGAGCTGGCCAAGCACGCCGTGTCGGAAGGGACAAAGGCGGTGACCAAGTACACCAGCTCCAAATAA